One genomic region from Bradyrhizobium icense encodes:
- a CDS encoding ferritin-like domain-containing protein: MPDKDLNELFLDTLKDIYYAEKQILKALPKMAKAATSDKLRAAFEKHHEETEEQVERLEEIFELLGKPARGKKCEAIEGIIDEGKDIMEQYADTPALDAGLLAAAQSVEHYEISRYGTLKAWAQKLNNPQAVKLIDQTLAEEKKTDETLTKIAETEVNYEAAA; the protein is encoded by the coding sequence ATGCCGGACAAAGACCTGAATGAACTGTTCCTGGATACGCTCAAGGATATCTACTACGCCGAGAAGCAGATCCTGAAGGCGCTGCCGAAAATGGCGAAGGCCGCCACTTCGGACAAGCTCCGGGCCGCCTTCGAAAAGCACCACGAAGAGACCGAGGAGCAGGTCGAAAGGCTGGAAGAGATATTCGAGCTTCTCGGCAAGCCAGCGCGCGGCAAGAAGTGCGAAGCGATCGAGGGCATCATCGACGAAGGCAAGGACATCATGGAGCAGTATGCCGACACGCCCGCGCTCGATGCCGGCCTGTTGGCCGCCGCCCAGTCGGTCGAGCATTACGAGATTTCTCGTTACGGCACCCTGAAAGCCTGGGCACAAAAGCTCAACAATCCGCAAGCCGTGAAGTTGATCGATCAGACGCTTGCCGAAGAGAAAAAGACCGACGAAACCCTGACCAAGATCGCGGAGACTGAAGTCAATTACGAGGCCGCGGCATAG
- a CDS encoding EAL domain-containing protein has protein sequence MLNNPSKDVIAESQPLFGRGMPWRIRLSAIQWLILSAAGLVIAIMLGTGYFALQYRERALEVAERELNNSALLLSRHFDQQLSDLQHVHEDVVAAMRADGVDTSEKFEQRMSTLSVHEMLRSKLSALPHVGALNLWNAKGWLINSSEMWPVPDLSIADRQYFKEFTSGRSTRDVIVDPVVSKVTRNWTTLFARKIVGRNGEIIGFASRGVEPSHFEAFVGSLELNSDTAISMIHRNGTIIARYPKDDSLIGFNVAETEAFQRALAVDGNISGRFTSARRAEDKVGAVKSLMHFPILIVATTRTEAALADWRAQTRLQFFAAALAIIVVIGMVFLIVRQLRGQHAAAQRKLSEKSQHLDTAINNMTQGLLLFDASGRLVICNRQYIEMFGLSPEVVKPGCHLRDLIRHRQERGSFLGDVDAYCDRFLDPNGSLVQDTVTSTPDGRMIRLIFKRSADGGWATTLEDVTEGRRDQARIEHLAHYDALTNLPNRTLFQRHAEGLLLETEGCEFAILYIDIDEFKRINDTLGHLIGDEFLKGVAERLRQSVGPEDFIARLGGDEFAILQHDIGSSEDVHALVARIYQALRTPFDCHGHQLSSDASIGIAIAPRDGSDLFDLLKNADLAMYAAKAAGRRTYRFFNPEMEQQANHRRELEADLREALVQGGFELHYQPQVDLRGDGVTGCEALLRWRHPVRGMISPADFVPVAEETGLIEEIGRWVLRTACTEAAAWPAHVRIAVNVSPVQFRSETLSLKVAAALTESGLDPRRLELEITEAVLIADDDAALTTLNQLRALGIHIALDDFGTGYSSLQYLQRFPFDKIKIDRSFVKEVTRNSSSASIIRAVVSIAADRNMITTAEGVETLQQRETVQNLGCTQMQGYLFSAARPAQEIRVLLATGEAGVEAAA, from the coding sequence ATGCTGAATAATCCATCGAAAGACGTCATCGCGGAGAGCCAGCCGCTGTTCGGTCGCGGCATGCCGTGGCGGATCAGGCTGAGTGCGATCCAGTGGCTGATCCTGAGCGCCGCGGGGCTCGTGATCGCGATCATGCTCGGCACCGGCTATTTTGCCCTGCAGTACCGCGAGCGGGCGCTGGAAGTCGCCGAGCGCGAACTCAACAACAGCGCGCTCTTGCTGTCACGGCATTTCGACCAGCAATTGAGCGATCTACAGCACGTGCACGAGGACGTCGTCGCCGCCATGCGGGCCGACGGGGTCGATACGTCGGAAAAGTTCGAACAGAGAATGTCGACCTTGAGCGTGCACGAGATGCTGCGCAGCAAGCTTTCGGCGCTGCCCCATGTCGGCGCGCTGAACCTGTGGAACGCCAAGGGATGGCTGATCAACTCCTCCGAGATGTGGCCAGTCCCCGATCTCAGCATCGCGGACCGCCAGTACTTCAAGGAGTTCACGTCGGGAAGATCGACGCGAGACGTGATCGTCGATCCGGTCGTCAGCAAGGTGACGAGGAACTGGACCACGCTATTTGCGCGCAAGATCGTCGGCCGCAATGGCGAGATCATCGGATTTGCCAGCCGTGGCGTCGAACCTTCGCATTTCGAGGCCTTTGTCGGATCGCTGGAGCTCAACAGCGATACCGCGATCTCGATGATTCACCGCAACGGCACCATCATTGCCCGCTATCCCAAGGACGACAGCCTGATCGGCTTCAATGTCGCCGAAACCGAGGCCTTCCAACGCGCGCTGGCCGTGGATGGCAACATATCCGGGCGCTTCACCAGCGCGAGGCGGGCGGAAGACAAGGTCGGCGCGGTCAAGTCGCTCATGCACTTTCCGATCCTGATCGTCGCGACTACCCGAACGGAGGCTGCGTTGGCCGACTGGCGGGCGCAGACCAGGCTGCAATTTTTCGCGGCAGCGTTGGCAATCATCGTCGTGATCGGCATGGTCTTTCTGATCGTGCGCCAGCTCCGCGGCCAGCATGCCGCCGCGCAGCGCAAGCTTTCGGAGAAGAGCCAGCATCTCGACACCGCCATCAACAACATGACGCAGGGCCTGTTGCTGTTCGATGCCTCCGGCCGTCTTGTGATCTGCAACCGCCAGTATATCGAAATGTTCGGGCTGTCGCCGGAGGTCGTCAAACCCGGCTGTCATCTGCGCGACCTGATCCGGCACCGTCAGGAACGCGGCTCCTTTCTCGGCGACGTCGACGCCTATTGCGACCGCTTCCTCGATCCCAATGGCAGCCTGGTTCAGGACACTGTAACCTCGACGCCGGACGGGCGCATGATCCGGCTGATCTTCAAGCGCTCGGCGGACGGCGGCTGGGCCACGACGCTGGAAGACGTCACCGAAGGGCGTCGCGACCAAGCCAGGATCGAGCATCTCGCGCATTACGACGCGCTGACCAATCTGCCGAACCGCACCCTGTTCCAGCGCCATGCGGAGGGACTGCTGCTGGAAACCGAGGGGTGCGAGTTCGCGATCCTCTATATCGACATCGACGAGTTCAAGCGCATCAACGACACGCTGGGACATCTGATCGGCGACGAGTTCCTGAAGGGCGTTGCGGAGCGGTTGCGCCAGTCGGTCGGCCCGGAAGACTTCATCGCCCGCCTCGGCGGGGATGAGTTCGCCATCCTGCAGCACGACATCGGGAGCTCCGAGGACGTTCACGCGCTGGTCGCGCGGATCTATCAGGCACTGCGTACCCCGTTCGATTGCCATGGCCATCAGCTTTCCAGCGATGCCAGCATCGGTATCGCGATTGCCCCGCGCGACGGCTCGGACCTGTTCGATCTCCTGAAGAACGCCGATCTCGCGATGTATGCGGCGAAGGCCGCCGGCCGCAGGACTTATCGCTTCTTCAATCCGGAGATGGAGCAGCAGGCCAATCATCGCCGCGAGTTGGAGGCGGACTTGCGCGAGGCGCTGGTGCAGGGCGGGTTCGAATTGCATTATCAGCCGCAGGTCGATCTGCGCGGCGACGGCGTCACCGGCTGCGAGGCGCTGCTGCGCTGGCGGCACCCGGTGCGCGGCATGATTTCGCCCGCCGACTTCGTACCGGTCGCCGAGGAGACCGGCCTGATCGAGGAGATCGGGCGGTGGGTGTTGCGCACCGCCTGTACCGAAGCCGCCGCCTGGCCGGCCCATGTCCGCATCGCCGTCAACGTCTCGCCAGTCCAGTTCCGCTCAGAGACGCTTTCGCTGAAGGTCGCCGCGGCGCTGACCGAGAGCGGGCTCGACCCGCGCCGGCTGGAGCTGGAGATCACCGAAGCCGTCCTGATTGCGGACGACGACGCCGCGCTTACGACGCTGAACCAGCTCCGCGCGCTCGGCATTCACATCGCGCTCGACGATTTCGGCACCGGTTATTCATCGCTGCAATATCTGCAGCGCTTCCCGTTCGACAAGATCAAGATCGACCGCTCCTTCGTCAAGGAAGTGACGCGCAATTCCTCGTCGGCCTCGATCATCCGCGCGGTGGTCAGCATCGCCGCCGACCGCAACATGATCACGACCGCCGAAGGCGTCGAGACGTTGCAGCAGCGCGAGACCGTGCAGAATCTCGGATGCACGCAAATGCAGGGCTATCTGTTCAGCGCCGCGCGTCCAGCCCAGGAGATCCGCGTGCTACTGGCGACGGGGGAGGCCGGCGTCGAGGCCGCGGCGTGA
- a CDS encoding PPC domain-containing DNA-binding protein: MKSMLIVADHEAQVHVVILDTGEEAFAALTRFAEKSGISAASLTAIGAFERATVGWFDVAAKNYRKIEVDEQCEVLSAIGDIAAGDDGKPSLHVHVVLGLSDGSTRGGHLLAATVRPTLEVILTEAPAALRRKKRPDLGIALIDLAAGGG, translated from the coding sequence ATGAAGAGCATGCTTATCGTCGCCGATCACGAGGCGCAGGTTCACGTCGTCATTCTGGACACGGGAGAGGAGGCGTTTGCCGCGCTCACCCGGTTCGCCGAAAAATCCGGAATTTCCGCGGCCTCGCTGACCGCGATCGGCGCCTTCGAACGGGCGACGGTCGGCTGGTTCGACGTCGCCGCGAAGAACTACCGGAAGATCGAGGTCGACGAGCAGTGCGAAGTCCTCAGCGCGATCGGCGACATCGCCGCAGGCGACGACGGCAAGCCCAGCCTGCACGTCCATGTCGTGCTCGGCCTTTCCGACGGTTCGACACGCGGTGGTCATCTGCTGGCGGCAACCGTCAGGCCGACGCTCGAAGTGATCTTGACCGAAGCGCCGGCAGCGCTTCGACGCAAGAAGAGGCCCGACCTTGGAATTGCCCTGATCGATCTTGCGGCGGGGGGCGGGTAG
- a CDS encoding thermonuclease family protein, which translates to MKQMRSRILLIAALLSMLLPTSQSSAATAIVRDGNTLQLGNVIYRLDGIDVPSIDQLCIDEHADSWTCGIEARDQLTKLIGGKQVRCDDLGADPTYKKRRIGVCKIEGETTSLSQLLVQKGFALNIEASASGRFKPDEARAREDRHGLWKGCFAAPREFRAAKKDGPLLGAACRADRDREIREALFPEDLVMPARCNIKGKYAVRARVTGNLGIYHLQACRSYPGLKPDRWFCSEEDAQAAGFRRAYNCRSTTKSK; encoded by the coding sequence ATGAAACAGATGCGGTCACGAATTCTTCTGATTGCGGCGTTGCTGTCGATGCTCCTTCCGACCAGCCAGAGTTCGGCCGCTACCGCCATCGTCCGGGATGGCAACACGCTTCAGTTGGGTAACGTCATCTACCGTCTCGACGGGATCGATGTCCCGTCCATCGACCAGCTCTGCATTGACGAGCACGCCGATAGCTGGACCTGCGGTATCGAGGCGCGCGATCAACTGACCAAGCTGATCGGCGGCAAACAAGTCCGCTGCGACGATCTGGGTGCGGACCCGACCTACAAGAAGCGGCGCATCGGCGTATGTAAAATCGAGGGCGAGACAACCAGCCTGAGCCAACTGCTTGTCCAAAAGGGTTTTGCATTGAATATTGAAGCGTCCGCAAGCGGACGCTTCAAGCCGGATGAAGCCCGTGCCCGGGAAGACCGCCATGGGCTGTGGAAGGGCTGCTTCGCCGCGCCGCGCGAGTTCCGCGCGGCCAAAAAGGACGGCCCCTTGCTCGGCGCCGCGTGCCGGGCCGATCGAGATCGCGAAATCCGCGAGGCATTGTTCCCCGAGGATCTCGTGATGCCGGCGAGATGCAACATCAAGGGCAAATACGCGGTGCGCGCGCGCGTCACCGGGAACCTCGGCATCTACCACCTGCAGGCGTGCCGATCCTATCCGGGATTGAAGCCGGACCGCTGGTTCTGTTCCGAGGAAGATGCGCAAGCTGCGGGGTTCCGCAGGGCCTATAACTGCCGGTCAACCACCAAGAGCAAATGA
- a CDS encoding isocitrate lyase/PEP mutase family protein, whose product MAFRQRRQRLRAILTGSTCIRPGSVYDATSIRIAEDLGFELGMFGGSVASLAVLGDPDIALITLTELAEQMRRMSRASTLPVLVDADHGYGNALNVRRTVQELEAAGAAGLTIEDTLLPPAFGQTGTQMITLEEGVGKMKAALDGRSDPSLVIMGRTGAVSVTGLDDAIARAKAYEATGVDALFLTGIKGRSELEAVSAATRLPIVLGGAPEDMTALDYLAGQRVRIALQGHAPFAAATQAVYQTLKALREGTSPKNLNGLASAELTSRAMRDADVKARSGEFLGLKNK is encoded by the coding sequence ATGGCTTTCCGTCAGCGCCGCCAGAGATTGCGCGCCATCCTCACCGGCTCCACCTGCATCCGGCCGGGGTCGGTCTATGACGCGACCTCGATCCGCATTGCGGAAGACCTCGGCTTCGAACTCGGCATGTTCGGCGGCTCGGTGGCCTCGCTGGCCGTGCTCGGCGATCCCGATATTGCCCTGATCACGTTGACCGAGCTCGCCGAGCAGATGCGGCGGATGTCGCGCGCCTCGACACTGCCGGTGCTGGTCGACGCCGACCACGGCTATGGCAACGCGCTCAACGTCCGCCGCACCGTTCAGGAACTCGAGGCCGCCGGCGCCGCCGGCCTCACCATCGAGGACACGCTGCTGCCGCCGGCGTTTGGGCAAACCGGAACGCAAATGATCACGCTGGAGGAGGGCGTTGGCAAGATGAAGGCCGCGCTTGATGGTCGCAGCGATCCCTCGCTGGTCATCATGGGCCGCACCGGCGCCGTGTCCGTCACCGGCCTTGACGATGCGATCGCACGAGCGAAAGCCTATGAGGCCACGGGCGTCGATGCGCTGTTCCTCACCGGCATCAAGGGCCGGAGCGAGCTGGAAGCGGTTTCCGCCGCGACGAGATTGCCGATCGTTCTCGGCGGCGCGCCCGAGGACATGACGGCGTTGGATTATCTCGCCGGTCAACGCGTGCGGATCGCGCTGCAGGGCCACGCACCATTCGCCGCCGCGACGCAGGCCGTCTACCAGACGCTGAAGGCGTTGCGCGAGGGAACCTCGCCGAAAAATTTGAACGGCCTTGCG
- a CDS encoding acetyl-CoA carboxylase biotin carboxylase subunit, with translation MFKRILIANRGEIACRVIKTARRMGIETVAVYSEADRDALHVEMADDAVLIGPPAAAESYLLIDRIIDACRKTGAEAVHPGYGFLSEREAFPRELAKAGIVFIGPNPGAIAAMGDKIESKKAAAKAKVSTVPGHLGVIEDDKHAVKIADEIGYPVMIKASAGGGGKGMRIAHSKKEVAEGFNLAKAEAKSSFGDDRVFIEKFIVDPRHIEIQVLGDKHGNVIHLGERECSIQRRNQKVIEEAPSPLLDETTRRKMGEQAVALAKAVNYDSAGTVEFVAGQDKSFYFLEMNTRLQVEHPVTELVTGIDLVEQMIRVAAGEKLSIAQKDVTLTGWAVESRVYAEDPFRNFLPSIGRLVKYRPPAEASQDGVTVRNDTGVQEGGEISIHYDPMIAKLVTHAPSRAAAIEAQATALDAFYVDGIRHNIPFLSALMNHPRWREGKLSTGFISEEFPKGFSARPPEGEIARRLAAVGAAIDHVLGERKRQISGQMSGRLVQRERRRAVWLDRDEIALDVAREADGIAVRFIGADSLPGNPHNLVSTWTPGEPVWHGTIDGHFVAMQVRAIPNGFRLAHQGFEVAVNVFTESEATAARLMPVTSAADTGKKLLCPMPGLVVSIAVAEGQEVKSGETLAVVEAMKMQNVLRAERDGTVKKIHAAAGATLAVDALILEFA, from the coding sequence ATGTTCAAGAGAATTCTGATCGCAAATCGCGGCGAGATCGCCTGCCGGGTCATCAAGACTGCGCGCCGTATGGGGATCGAGACGGTCGCGGTGTATTCCGAGGCCGACCGCGATGCGCTGCACGTCGAAATGGCCGATGACGCCGTGCTGATCGGCCCGCCGGCAGCGGCCGAGAGCTATCTGTTGATCGACCGGATTATCGATGCCTGCCGCAAGACCGGCGCGGAAGCCGTACATCCTGGCTATGGCTTCCTGTCCGAGCGCGAGGCGTTTCCGCGCGAACTCGCCAAGGCGGGCATCGTCTTCATCGGTCCCAATCCCGGCGCCATTGCCGCGATGGGCGACAAGATCGAATCCAAGAAGGCAGCCGCCAAGGCCAAGGTCTCCACCGTACCCGGCCATCTCGGCGTGATCGAGGACGACAAGCACGCGGTGAAGATCGCCGACGAGATCGGCTATCCCGTGATGATCAAGGCTTCCGCCGGCGGCGGCGGCAAGGGCATGAGGATCGCGCATTCGAAGAAGGAAGTCGCCGAAGGCTTCAATCTCGCCAAGGCCGAAGCGAAATCATCGTTCGGCGACGATCGCGTCTTCATCGAAAAGTTCATCGTCGATCCCCGCCACATCGAAATCCAGGTGCTCGGCGACAAGCATGGCAATGTGATCCATCTTGGCGAGCGCGAATGTTCGATCCAGCGCCGCAACCAGAAGGTCATCGAGGAGGCACCATCGCCGCTGCTCGACGAGACCACCCGCCGCAAGATGGGCGAACAGGCGGTCGCTCTGGCCAAGGCGGTGAATTACGATTCGGCCGGCACCGTCGAATTCGTCGCCGGCCAGGACAAGAGCTTCTACTTCCTGGAGATGAACACCCGTCTGCAGGTCGAGCATCCCGTCACCGAACTGGTCACGGGCATCGATCTGGTCGAGCAGATGATCCGGGTCGCCGCCGGCGAGAAGCTTTCCATCGCGCAGAAGGACGTCACGTTGACCGGCTGGGCGGTGGAATCGCGCGTCTATGCCGAGGATCCGTTCCGCAACTTCCTGCCGTCGATCGGCAGGCTGGTGAAATACCGGCCGCCGGCGGAAGCGAGCCAGGACGGCGTCACCGTCCGCAACGATACCGGCGTGCAGGAAGGCGGCGAGATCTCGATCCATTACGATCCGATGATTGCCAAGCTCGTGACGCATGCGCCGTCACGGGCCGCCGCGATCGAGGCACAGGCCACTGCGCTCGATGCGTTTTACGTCGATGGCATCAGGCACAACATTCCGTTTCTGTCGGCGCTGATGAACCATCCGCGCTGGCGCGAGGGCAAGCTGTCGACCGGCTTCATATCGGAGGAATTTCCAAAAGGGTTTTCCGCGCGCCCGCCGGAAGGAGAGATCGCGCGACGGCTGGCCGCCGTTGGCGCCGCGATCGATCACGTGCTCGGCGAGCGCAAGCGGCAGATTTCGGGCCAGATGAGCGGCCGCCTGGTGCAGCGCGAGCGCCGCCGTGCGGTATGGCTTGACCGCGACGAAATCGCGCTCGACGTGGCACGCGAGGCCGACGGCATTGCGGTGCGCTTCATCGGCGCCGATAGCCTGCCCGGCAACCCGCACAATCTGGTCTCGACCTGGACCCCTGGCGAACCGGTCTGGCACGGCACGATCGACGGCCACTTCGTGGCGATGCAGGTGCGCGCGATCCCGAACGGCTTCCGCCTGGCGCATCAAGGCTTTGAAGTTGCAGTGAACGTCTTCACTGAAAGCGAGGCCACAGCGGCGCGGCTAATGCCGGTGACGTCGGCCGCCGATACCGGCAAGAAGCTGTTGTGCCCGATGCCCGGGCTCGTGGTGTCGATTGCGGTCGCCGAAGGGCAGGAGGTCAAGTCCGGCGAGACGTTGGCCGTGGTCGAGGCGATGAAAATGCAGAACGTGCTGCGCGCCGAGCGCGACGGCACCGTGAAGAAGATCCACGCCGCGGCCGGCGCGACACTGGCGGTGGACGCGTTGATATTGGAGTTTGCGTAG
- a CDS encoding PAS domain-containing sensor histidine kinase has translation MTPSDTTNILPEAAAAERLRQHLQKIASERDSAHRALQEREAELARIQRIAGVGGLEIDFRDGVKNRRSPEYLLVHGLPPEAANETYEEWVSRIHPEDRERTVQHLFGVLKSQSEDYSAEYRIVRPNDGAMRWIRVVGKIERDRDGRALRLVGADCDVTAQMLAQATLRESEERFRLIANSAPVPIWVTKLDRTRSFANQAYVDFLGLPFEEAIVFDWRKRLHPDDAPRIVQESVAGEASLKPFVLEARYQRADGEWRWLRSESQPRWDPTGKHIGFIGVAHDITSAKQAEHDLRRLNEILEMRITERTAQLESSEAQMRAIFETSHQYQALLNQHGDVLYANQTALAGICADAGAVVGQPFWETPWFTATSGMRDAVRDAFITVMRGEEVKIEMLLHLPIGDRYFDFAMRPLHDRYGTVIGAVPEAIDVTERRQGEEALRQSQKMEAVGQLTGGVAHDFNNLLTIIRSATDFLRRRELPEERRRRYIDAIAETVERASKLTGQLLAFARRQPLKPQVFNVGTQVESVAQLIRPLVGARIRIDVDIVDLSCFAIADIAQFETALMNLAVNSRDAMDSEGRLTIQVRKVNAIPPLRAQPARSGDFVAITVTDTGCGIAPALLETIFEPFFTTKEVGKGTGLGLSQAFGFAKQSDGDIAVASEPGRGATFTIYLPQAAVPADAVEAAATGSEPAARGRGYRVLVVEDNDDVGQFSTELLEDLGYTVRRVASADAALAILAEDEFSADLVFSDVIMPGINGVELAGIVRERYPGLPVVLTSGYSNVLAESAHRGFELIQKPYSVELLSRILRKAISEARR, from the coding sequence ATGACCCCTTCCGACACGACGAACATCCTGCCTGAAGCTGCCGCCGCCGAGCGTTTGCGGCAACACCTGCAGAAAATCGCGAGCGAGCGCGACAGCGCCCATCGTGCCTTGCAGGAGCGCGAAGCGGAACTGGCGCGGATCCAGCGCATCGCCGGTGTCGGCGGTCTCGAAATCGATTTCCGTGACGGCGTCAAGAACCGTCGCTCCCCCGAATATCTTCTGGTTCACGGGCTGCCGCCGGAGGCGGCCAACGAGACCTACGAGGAATGGGTCAGTCGAATCCATCCCGAGGATCGCGAGCGAACGGTCCAGCACCTGTTCGGCGTATTGAAGAGCCAGAGCGAAGACTATTCGGCCGAATACCGGATCGTGCGGCCGAACGACGGCGCGATGCGCTGGATCCGCGTCGTAGGCAAGATCGAGCGCGACCGCGACGGCCGCGCGCTTCGCTTGGTCGGCGCCGATTGCGACGTCACCGCACAAATGCTGGCGCAGGCAACCTTGCGCGAAAGCGAGGAGCGCTTCCGCCTGATCGCCAACAGCGCGCCGGTGCCGATCTGGGTCACCAAGCTCGACCGCACGCGTTCCTTCGCCAACCAGGCCTATGTCGATTTCCTCGGGCTGCCGTTCGAGGAAGCCATCGTGTTCGACTGGCGCAAAAGGCTGCATCCGGATGACGCGCCGCGCATCGTGCAGGAATCCGTCGCGGGCGAGGCCTCGCTGAAGCCGTTCGTGCTGGAGGCGCGCTACCAGCGCGCCGACGGCGAATGGCGGTGGCTGCGCTCGGAATCCCAACCGCGCTGGGATCCGACCGGCAAGCACATTGGGTTCATCGGCGTCGCCCACGACATTACGTCGGCCAAGCAGGCCGAGCACGATCTGCGCCGGCTGAATGAGATCCTCGAAATGCGGATCACCGAGCGAACCGCGCAGCTCGAATCCAGCGAAGCCCAGATGCGGGCGATCTTCGAGACCAGCCATCAATATCAGGCGCTGCTGAACCAGCACGGCGACGTGCTCTATGCCAACCAGACGGCGCTGGCCGGAATCTGCGCCGACGCCGGCGCGGTGGTCGGCCAGCCGTTCTGGGAAACGCCGTGGTTTACCGCCACCTCCGGCATGCGCGATGCCGTCCGCGACGCCTTCATCACCGTAATGCGGGGCGAAGAGGTCAAGATCGAGATGCTGCTGCATCTGCCGATCGGCGACCGCTATTTCGATTTCGCGATGCGCCCGCTGCACGACCGGTACGGCACCGTCATCGGCGCGGTGCCGGAGGCCATCGACGTCACCGAGCGCCGCCAGGGCGAGGAAGCGCTGCGCCAGTCGCAGAAAATGGAAGCGGTCGGACAGTTGACTGGCGGCGTGGCGCACGATTTCAACAATCTGCTGACCATCATCCGCTCCGCGACGGATTTCCTGCGCCGCCGCGAATTGCCGGAAGAGCGGCGCCGGCGCTACATCGACGCGATAGCCGAGACCGTGGAGCGCGCCTCCAAGCTGACCGGGCAGTTGCTGGCGTTCGCCCGCAGGCAGCCGCTGAAGCCGCAGGTGTTCAACGTCGGCACCCAGGTTGAGTCAGTCGCACAATTGATCCGTCCCCTCGTCGGCGCCCGGATCCGGATCGATGTCGACATCGTCGATCTCAGCTGCTTCGCAATCGCCGATATCGCGCAATTCGAAACCGCGCTGATGAATCTCGCGGTCAACAGCCGCGATGCCATGGACAGCGAGGGCCGGCTGACCATTCAGGTCCGCAAGGTGAATGCCATACCGCCGCTGCGTGCCCAGCCCGCCCGCAGCGGCGACTTCGTCGCCATCACCGTGACCGATACCGGCTGCGGCATTGCCCCTGCCCTTCTCGAGACGATCTTCGAGCCGTTCTTTACCACCAAGGAAGTCGGCAAGGGCACCGGCCTCGGGCTGAGCCAGGCGTTCGGCTTTGCCAAGCAATCCGACGGCGACATCGCGGTCGCGAGCGAGCCCGGCCGGGGCGCGACGTTCACGATCTACCTGCCGCAGGCCGCGGTGCCGGCCGACGCGGTCGAGGCTGCCGCGACCGGCAGCGAACCCGCCGCCCGCGGCCGCGGCTACCGCGTCCTCGTGGTCGAGGACAATGACGACGTCGGCCAGTTCTCCACCGAGCTGTTGGAAGATCTCGGCTACACCGTGCGCCGCGTCGCCAGCGCGGACGCCGCGCTCGCAATCCTGGCCGAGGACGAGTTTTCCGCCGACCTGGTGTTTTCCGACGTCATCATGCCCGGCATAAACGGCGTCGAGCTCGCCGGCATCGTGCGCGAACGCTATCCCGGCCTGCCCGTGGTCCTGACCAGCGGTTACAGCAACGTGCTGGCGGAAAGCGCCCACCGCGGCTTCGAGCTGATCCAGAAACCTTATTCGGTAGAGCTGCTGTCGCGGATTCTCAGGAAGGCGATTTCCGAGGCGCGGCGCTAG
- a CDS encoding peroxiredoxin, with protein sequence MALQIGATAPDFEAETTEGKIKFHDWIGNNWALLFSHPKDFTPVCTTELGALAKLKPEFDKRGVKLMGLSVDPVDRHSKWSEDIKETQGAAPNYPMIGDIDFNVSKLYDMLPASTSGDPLTRTPADNQTVRNVFVIGPDKKIKLVLVYPMTTGRNFAEILRAIDSLQMTAKHRVATPADWKQGEDVIIAGSVSDDEAKTIYPAGWKAPKPYIRIVPQPK encoded by the coding sequence ATGGCACTCCAGATTGGCGCAACCGCCCCCGATTTCGAAGCTGAGACCACCGAAGGGAAAATCAAATTCCATGACTGGATCGGCAATAACTGGGCGCTCTTGTTCTCGCACCCGAAGGATTTCACGCCGGTTTGCACCACCGAACTCGGCGCTCTCGCGAAGTTGAAGCCGGAATTCGACAAGCGCGGCGTCAAGCTGATGGGCTTGAGCGTCGATCCTGTCGACCGGCATTCGAAATGGTCCGAGGACATCAAGGAGACGCAGGGCGCGGCGCCGAACTATCCGATGATCGGCGACATCGATTTCAACGTCTCCAAGCTTTACGACATGCTGCCGGCCTCAACGTCGGGCGATCCGCTCACGCGCACGCCCGCCGACAACCAGACAGTCCGCAACGTGTTCGTCATCGGGCCGGACAAGAAGATCAAGCTGGTGCTGGTCTATCCGATGACCACGGGCCGCAACTTCGCAGAAATCCTCCGCGCGATCGATTCCCTGCAGATGACGGCCAAGCATCGCGTCGCAACGCCGGCCGACTGGAAACAGGGCGAGGACGTCATCATCGCAGGCTCCGTCAGCGACGACGAGGCGAAGACGATCTATCCGGCCGGCTGGAAGGCGCCGAAGCCGTATATCCGGATCGTGCCGCAGCCGAAGTGA